A genomic window from Polaribacter gangjinensis includes:
- a CDS encoding TonB-dependent receptor, which translates to MKKVIRMRVHHSFPLNLTTKMRITTLLLILISLFQVYATDLYSQKTKVTLDLENVSLETVFNKIESETTFKFIYKDKEIDYQRKTTIKAKNEMLSDVLKKLFSNSSIVFSVTGNQIILKSKETTVIVPPILDNNIQPIKISGIITDENDIPLPGASVLIKGTTKGIQTDFDGKFSLEIDNENTILVVSFLGYSSKEIAIGKETFFKVVLKEDASQLDEIVVVGYGAVKKANLTGAIESINERQIANNIGTNTSQILQGVAPNLNVTLSNGGINEEADINIRGIGSINGGNPLILIDGIQGNLNRINPRDIESISVLKDAASASIYGARAAFGVILITTKGAKSGDIKVNYNTNFGWSSPTIRTDNFITDGLDWARLSDKLSLLENSSTYLGYTQEDYDYLEARRLDPTLPSVLIKTVNGAERYVHYGNTDWWNTMFSNMQASQEHNVSLSGGNEKMKFYLSGRYYARDGIYKINKDVLNTYNIRAKIEAKPNKWLNVSNSINLFSKNYTEPATNARNVSGASNSEDWRKFTYHASPLYLPRNPDGSLIIRGAYTNNRDIADGTFADLLYGKSGAEENDFEVFNTSTVSINIIEGLEVKADYSFRNRSQSEWVRIISTPFTNQPNGAGIELYKENTQIYKELERRSLYQAINAYVDYTFNPIENHTLTALVGYNQEWETFKRNIASRNGNLSDNLNSFNLATGTNIFLNSVEEEWAIRAGFYRFKYNISDKYLIEFNGRFDLSSRFPSNNRLGFFPSTSAAWKISEEKFWTKFKPYIDNLKLRASFGSLGNQNVGAYDYISSLSINQSNYIVDDARINYFSSPNPVSSNFTWEKSETLNFGIDFSSFNNKFSTSFDWYTRDIKDMLTQGAQLPSVFGANEPDENAADLRTKGFELSIKWRDQFEIGTKPFKYNLAFSLGDSRTHITKFDNPNGDFQQFYIGQEVGEIWGYTVEGFFQTDDEYLNHADQTRVNERIRNNYLINHPVAGDIKFADLNGDGIISSGDRTLNNPGDLRRIGNTNPRYNYNFVIGAEFGGFDLNIFAQGIMQRDWNPGTDNGFFWGPFSRQYNNFYPKSIESMAWTPENPTAYFPRLAVYAERGGPYEGAQLGVNSDKYLQNAAYLRIKNITLGYTLPDNIAKKLHVSSLRLYATGTNLFTFSPLYKNNPDRTVDPEQLGNGNDYPFTKTYVFGLDIKL; encoded by the coding sequence ATGAAAAAAGTAATTAGGATGAGAGTTCATCACTCTTTTCCGTTAAATCTCACTACAAAAATGAGGATTACTACGCTATTATTGATTTTAATATCTCTTTTTCAAGTTTATGCGACAGATCTCTATTCGCAAAAGACTAAAGTTACCTTAGATTTAGAAAACGTAAGTTTAGAAACGGTATTTAATAAAATAGAATCTGAAACTACTTTCAAATTTATTTACAAAGACAAAGAAATTGATTATCAACGAAAAACAACTATCAAGGCAAAAAATGAAATGCTTTCGGATGTTTTAAAGAAATTATTTTCAAATTCGTCTATTGTATTTTCGGTTACAGGAAATCAAATTATTCTAAAATCTAAAGAAACTACTGTTATTGTTCCCCCGATTTTAGACAATAATATACAACCAATTAAAATTTCAGGAATTATTACTGATGAAAATGACATTCCTTTACCAGGAGCTTCAGTTCTTATAAAAGGAACAACCAAAGGAATTCAAACTGATTTTGATGGTAAATTTTCATTAGAAATTGACAATGAAAACACCATTTTAGTAGTTTCATTTTTAGGATATTCTAGCAAAGAAATTGCAATAGGTAAAGAAACTTTTTTCAAAGTTGTGTTAAAAGAGGATGCCAGCCAATTGGATGAAATTGTAGTTGTTGGTTATGGAGCTGTAAAAAAAGCAAATCTTACAGGCGCAATTGAATCTATTAACGAGCGTCAAATAGCCAACAATATTGGTACAAATACCAGTCAAATTTTACAGGGAGTTGCTCCAAACTTAAATGTTACGCTAAGTAATGGTGGTATTAATGAAGAAGCAGATATTAATATTCGTGGAATTGGCTCTATAAATGGAGGAAATCCACTTATTTTAATTGATGGAATTCAAGGAAATTTAAACAGAATTAATCCAAGAGATATTGAATCTATTTCGGTTTTAAAAGATGCTGCATCAGCTTCTATTTATGGAGCTAGAGCAGCTTTTGGGGTTATTTTAATTACAACCAAAGGCGCAAAATCAGGAGATATAAAAGTAAATTATAACACCAATTTTGGTTGGAGTTCTCCAACAATTAGAACCGATAATTTTATTACTGATGGATTGGATTGGGCAAGATTGAGTGATAAATTGAGTCTTTTAGAAAATTCAAGCACCTATCTTGGCTATACTCAAGAAGATTACGATTATTTAGAAGCCAGAAGATTAGACCCAACTTTGCCATCAGTTTTGATAAAAACAGTTAATGGTGCTGAACGTTATGTGCATTATGGAAATACAGATTGGTGGAATACCATGTTTAGCAATATGCAAGCTTCACAAGAACATAATGTGAGTTTATCTGGTGGAAATGAAAAAATGAAATTTTATTTATCAGGGAGATATTATGCTAGAGATGGAATTTATAAAATCAATAAAGATGTTTTAAATACCTATAATATCAGAGCTAAAATTGAAGCAAAACCAAACAAATGGTTGAACGTCTCAAACTCCATCAATTTATTTAGTAAAAATTATACAGAACCTGCAACAAATGCACGAAATGTAAGTGGAGCAAGCAATAGCGAAGATTGGCGAAAATTTACCTATCACGCTTCGCCACTTTATTTGCCTAGAAATCCTGATGGTTCTTTAATTATTAGAGGTGCTTATACCAATAACAGAGATATTGCAGACGGAACTTTTGCAGATTTATTATATGGAAAAAGTGGTGCTGAAGAAAACGATTTTGAAGTTTTCAACACAAGTACAGTATCTATCAATATTATTGAAGGCCTTGAAGTAAAAGCAGATTATAGTTTTAGAAATAGAAGTCAAAGTGAATGGGTTCGCATTATTTCTACTCCATTTACAAATCAACCAAATGGAGCAGGCATTGAACTTTACAAAGAAAATACACAGATTTACAAAGAATTAGAACGAAGAAGCTTGTATCAAGCAATCAATGCTTATGTAGATTACACATTTAATCCAATAGAAAATCATACGTTGACAGCTTTGGTTGGTTACAATCAAGAATGGGAAACTTTTAAACGAAATATTGCTAGCAGAAATGGAAATCTTTCAGACAATTTAAACTCTTTCAATTTAGCTACAGGTACTAATATTTTCTTAAATTCAGTTGAAGAAGAATGGGCAATTAGAGCTGGTTTCTACAGATTTAAATACAATATTTCCGATAAATATTTGATTGAATTTAATGGTAGATTCGATTTATCATCTAGATTTCCCTCAAATAACAGACTTGGATTTTTTCCATCAACCTCAGCAGCTTGGAAAATTAGTGAAGAAAAATTCTGGACAAAATTTAAACCATATATTGATAACTTAAAGTTAAGAGCTTCTTTTGGATCTTTAGGAAACCAAAATGTAGGAGCTTATGATTACATTTCTTCCTTATCTATCAACCAAAGTAATTATATTGTTGATGATGCTAGAATCAATTATTTTTCTTCGCCAAATCCTGTTTCATCAAACTTTACTTGGGAAAAATCAGAAACACTGAATTTTGGTATCGATTTTTCATCATTCAATAATAAGTTCAGTACAAGTTTTGATTGGTATACTAGAGATATCAAAGATATGCTTACACAAGGCGCACAATTACCATCGGTTTTTGGCGCAAACGAACCAGATGAAAATGCAGCCGATTTAAGAACAAAAGGATTTGAACTTTCTATAAAATGGCGTGATCAATTTGAAATTGGCACAAAACCTTTCAAATATAACTTGGCTTTTTCTTTGGGTGATAGTAGAACACACATCACCAAATTTGACAATCCAAATGGCGATTTTCAACAGTTTTATATTGGCCAAGAAGTTGGTGAAATTTGGGGATATACTGTAGAAGGTTTCTTTCAAACAGATGATGAATACTTAAATCACGCTGACCAAACTAGGGTAAATGAGCGCATTAGAAACAACTATTTAATCAATCATCCTGTTGCAGGTGATATTAAATTTGCAGATTTAAATGGAGATGGGATTATTTCTTCAGGAGATAGAACATTGAATAATCCTGGAGATTTGAGAAGAATCGGAAATACCAATCCAAGATACAACTACAACTTTGTGATTGGAGCAGAATTTGGAGGTTTTGATTTGAACATTTTTGCACAAGGAATTATGCAACGTGATTGGAATCCTGGAACTGATAATGGCTTTTTCTGGGGACCTTTTTCAAGACAATACAACAATTTTTATCCAAAAAGTATCGAAAGTATGGCTTGGACTCCTGAAAATCCAACAGCCTATTTTCCAAGATTGGCAGTATATGCTGAAAGAGGTGGACCTTATGAAGGTGCTCAATTAGGAGTAAATTCTGATAAATACCTACAAAATGCTGCGTATTTGAGAATCAAAAATATCACACTTGGATATACGTTACCAGACAATATTGCAAAAAAACTTCATGTAAGTAGTTTGCGTTTGTATGCAACAGGAACCAATTTGTTTACATTCTCTCCTTTGTATAAAAACAATCCTGATAGAACAGTTGACCCAGAACAATTAGGAAATGGCAATGATTATCCATTTACAAAAACCTATGTTTTTGGACTTGACATCAAACTTTAA
- a CDS encoding RagB/SusD family nutrient uptake outer membrane protein, translated as MKKTAILFTLLISFSACNDEFLDRFPLSEISPENSFNTAADLELYTNSFYNDLPGFGGVIESDNLSDNVLFNGVPLEQTGQRLIPAEAGSSGWSWDDLRKINIFFENYERCTDEAAKKEYSGVAYFFRAYFYYNKLKRFGGVPWYDQVIGTGDTELLLKPRDSRQFVVEKIIEDLDKAIENLGIEKASDRVNRWTALALKSRVCLFEGTFRKYHTNLGLSGANELLNLAQEAAKRVIDEGPYQIYYTGNTANDYRDLFAADDAIEDEIMLTRRYSLGLNVINSINYYFTSPTQSDVGLTKSIVDSYLLNNGQPFTSLPNYQTFRFFDETRNRDPRMYQTIRTPGYRRIGSNTAVLPDFSAAISGYQIAKFVADVSQDGFQAGYQDLPIIRYAEVLLNYAEAKAELGNITQNDIDISIKKLRDRVGMPNLSLTTANATPDPILQATYPNVSSGIILEIRRERRIELVLEGFRYDDLMRWKSGKLLENYFKGMYFSGLGAFDLDNNGSLDIELYRGSSSTSAPQKVEIGGVITLSNGNSGNLVPFADRIKLFNESRDYLYPIPLGDIQLNPNLVQNPNW; from the coding sequence ATGAAAAAAACAGCGATTTTATTTACGTTATTGATTTCTTTTTCTGCGTGTAATGATGAATTTTTAGATCGATTTCCATTGTCTGAAATTTCTCCTGAAAACTCATTTAATACAGCAGCAGATTTAGAATTATACACCAATAGTTTTTACAATGATTTACCAGGTTTTGGTGGTGTTATTGAAAGCGATAATTTAAGTGACAATGTTCTTTTTAATGGAGTTCCATTAGAACAAACAGGACAAAGATTAATTCCTGCAGAAGCTGGAAGTAGTGGTTGGAGTTGGGATGATTTGCGAAAAATAAACATCTTTTTCGAAAACTACGAACGTTGTACAGATGAAGCTGCTAAAAAAGAATACAGTGGTGTTGCCTACTTTTTTAGAGCTTATTTTTATTACAACAAACTAAAAAGATTTGGAGGCGTGCCTTGGTATGACCAAGTAATTGGAACTGGAGATACTGAGCTATTATTAAAACCAAGAGATTCAAGACAATTTGTTGTAGAAAAAATTATTGAAGATTTAGACAAAGCAATTGAAAACCTAGGTATTGAAAAAGCATCAGATAGAGTAAACAGATGGACAGCTTTAGCATTAAAATCACGTGTTTGTTTATTTGAAGGTACTTTTAGAAAATACCATACTAATTTAGGACTTTCTGGAGCAAATGAACTGTTGAATTTGGCGCAAGAAGCTGCAAAAAGAGTGATTGACGAAGGACCATATCAAATATATTATACAGGAAATACTGCAAATGATTACAGAGATTTATTTGCTGCTGATGATGCAATTGAAGATGAAATAATGCTTACAAGAAGATATAGTTTAGGTTTGAATGTTATTAACAGTATCAACTATTATTTCACCTCTCCTACTCAAAGTGATGTAGGTTTAACAAAATCTATTGTAGATTCTTATTTGCTAAATAACGGTCAACCTTTTACCTCTTTACCCAATTACCAGACATTTCGATTTTTTGATGAAACAAGAAATAGAGATCCAAGAATGTATCAAACAATTCGTACTCCAGGATACAGACGTATAGGTTCTAATACTGCAGTTTTACCAGATTTTTCAGCAGCAATCAGTGGCTATCAAATTGCCAAATTTGTGGCTGATGTTTCACAAGATGGTTTTCAAGCAGGATATCAAGATTTGCCTATAATTCGTTATGCAGAAGTATTGTTAAACTATGCTGAAGCAAAAGCTGAATTAGGAAATATTACTCAAAATGATATTGATATTTCTATCAAAAAATTAAGAGATCGTGTTGGCATGCCTAATTTAAGTTTAACTACTGCAAACGCAACTCCTGATCCAATTTTACAAGCAACATATCCAAATGTAAGCAGTGGAATTATCTTAGAAATAAGAAGAGAAAGAAGAATAGAACTTGTATTAGAAGGTTTTAGGTATGATGATTTGATGAGATGGAAAAGTGGAAAACTTTTAGAAAATTATTTTAAAGGAATGTATTTCAGTGGTTTAGGAGCTTTTGATTTGGATAACAATGGATCATTAGACATAGAATTATACAGAGGTTCATCATCAACTTCTGCACCTCAAAAAGTAGAAATTGGAGGCGTAATTACTTTATCAAATGGTAATAGTGGCAATTTAGTTCCTTTTGCTGATAGGATAAAACTGTTCAATGAAAGCAGAGATTACCTCTATCCTATTCCTTTAGGTGACATTCAATTAAACCCAAACTTAGTTCAAAATCCTAACTGGTAA
- a CDS encoding glycerophosphodiester phosphodiesterase family protein, which translates to MKEIILNIVKQSKVFVFLLLVACSADETIVNPGTVTVSFSVNSEDIFAGESVQFTNTSTGTIDAVNWDFGDGNSSNQQNPSHSFTTVGNYIVKLTITSSGQQKSVSKELAVSISSDINGRVTLKDKLNSLNGKMMVCAHRAIAIDKPENSLSAIQSSIDNAIEMIEIDIRQTKDGQLVLMHDATIQRTTNGTGDVSNFTLQELQQFNLEKSNGTLTNEKIPTLKEVFTKTRGKIYINLDIDNKAPFTKVYDLAKQYGMLKQVQFYTKDNNLIRSMIAKDATIVVLPFIDNETQFNAYNTTNLTTIHYSENSFNATLIDKAKEKGWAVYANVYVNTSVTPQSNNNQLIDRFIFLKGSVVQTDHPAYIKNYLQQKNLN; encoded by the coding sequence ATGAAAGAAATAATTTTAAATATTGTAAAACAATCAAAAGTCTTTGTCTTTCTTCTTTTAGTTGCTTGTTCAGCAGATGAAACGATTGTAAATCCAGGAACTGTTACTGTTTCATTTTCGGTAAACAGCGAAGATATTTTTGCAGGAGAAAGTGTACAGTTTACAAATACTTCTACTGGAACAATTGATGCCGTAAACTGGGATTTTGGTGATGGAAATAGTTCCAATCAACAAAACCCATCACACAGCTTTACAACCGTAGGAAATTATATTGTAAAATTAACTATTACCTCTTCAGGTCAGCAAAAATCAGTTTCTAAAGAATTGGCTGTGTCCATTTCAAGCGACATCAATGGAAGAGTAACCTTGAAAGACAAACTGAATTCATTGAATGGTAAAATGATGGTTTGTGCTCACAGAGCAATTGCAATAGACAAACCAGAAAATTCACTATCTGCAATTCAGTCATCTATAGACAATGCCATTGAAATGATTGAAATTGACATTCGTCAAACCAAAGATGGTCAATTGGTTTTAATGCATGATGCCACAATTCAAAGAACCACAAACGGAACTGGAGATGTAAGTAATTTCACCTTACAAGAATTGCAACAGTTCAATTTAGAAAAATCAAATGGTACTTTAACGAATGAAAAAATTCCAACTTTAAAAGAGGTATTTACCAAAACAAGAGGAAAAATATACATCAATCTTGATATTGATAACAAAGCACCTTTTACAAAAGTTTATGATTTGGCTAAACAATATGGCATGTTAAAACAAGTACAGTTTTATACCAAAGACAATAATCTCATAAGATCAATGATTGCAAAAGATGCTACTATAGTTGTGCTTCCTTTTATTGATAATGAAACTCAATTCAATGCATACAATACCACAAACTTGACTACTATTCATTATTCTGAAAACTCTTTTAATGCAACATTAATTGACAAAGCCAAAGAAAAAGGATGGGCTGTATATGCAAACGTTTATGTAAACACAAGTGTAACTCCACAATCTAATAATAATCAGTTGATAGATCGATTTATTTTTTTAAAAGGAAGTGTTGTACAAACAGATCATCCTGCCTATATCAAAAACTATTTACAACAAAAAAATTTAAATTAA
- a CDS encoding PQQ-binding-like beta-propeller repeat protein: MKKIIKTLPLIMVIFMFGMISCTHDNDVIDTKPVAAFSSEIRIVNNNTAVLGIFKDASFDQNGKIVSWHWDFGDGTTSTEQSPTHTFDLGNYTVVLTVTDNNGNVNVNEFFKVLDLTVVVEPIRLWSYDLPGSISYSSPAVSDDGTVFIGITEPNRAAGNPNFYALKNGSEVWKTLLPNGAQSDQIQSSASISNDGSIYMTSLFERFIYKINAGNGAIENSFKTNSRIRYCAPTFGLDGSVIIGNYNNNDRGVRNLNPDLATENWIFGVGINFNATATIATDGTIYIGAMNGFLYAINPDGTEKWNVKYGTWTATTPAIGADGTIYFAGEGNADNPTFKGILSAYNPVDGSLKWTVGLTEKVNHGGPAIAPDGTIYLGGHDKQMVAYNPDGTQKWVYPVDSPIEVVPAIDNDGNIYFGDTGGSFHVVSPEGEKKWKVTKLGDQITSAAAIGNDGTIYVGANQAGIGKLYALKTNATGLATSGWPMFAKNAKHSGR; encoded by the coding sequence ATGAAAAAAATTATAAAAACACTTCCGTTGATTATGGTCATTTTCATGTTTGGAATGATTTCATGTACTCATGACAATGATGTGATAGATACCAAACCAGTAGCAGCATTTTCAAGTGAAATAAGAATAGTTAACAATAACACTGCAGTTTTGGGTATTTTTAAAGATGCTTCTTTTGACCAAAATGGAAAAATTGTTTCTTGGCATTGGGATTTTGGTGATGGCACAACTTCAACAGAACAATCGCCAACTCATACCTTTGACTTAGGTAATTATACAGTGGTATTAACAGTTACTGATAATAACGGAAACGTAAATGTCAATGAATTTTTTAAAGTGTTGGATTTAACTGTAGTTGTTGAACCAATTCGATTATGGTCTTATGATTTACCCGGATCAATTTCATACTCCTCTCCTGCTGTTTCAGATGATGGAACTGTTTTTATAGGAATTACAGAACCTAACAGAGCTGCTGGAAATCCTAACTTTTATGCTTTAAAAAATGGTTCGGAAGTTTGGAAAACATTACTCCCAAATGGAGCGCAATCAGACCAAATACAATCTTCTGCATCTATTTCAAATGACGGATCTATTTATATGACAAGTTTATTTGAACGCTTTATTTACAAAATAAATGCAGGAAATGGAGCAATTGAAAATAGTTTTAAAACCAATTCAAGAATACGTTATTGTGCACCAACTTTTGGTTTAGATGGTTCTGTGATTATTGGAAATTACAATAACAATGACAGAGGTGTCAGAAATTTGAACCCTGATTTAGCCACTGAAAATTGGATTTTTGGTGTGGGAATCAATTTCAATGCAACTGCAACCATTGCAACAGATGGCACTATATATATTGGTGCTATGAACGGATTTTTATACGCAATCAATCCTGATGGTACTGAAAAATGGAATGTAAAATACGGAACTTGGACAGCTACCACACCTGCAATTGGTGCAGATGGCACTATTTATTTTGCGGGTGAAGGAAATGCTGATAACCCAACATTCAAAGGAATTTTATCTGCTTACAATCCTGTTGATGGTAGTTTAAAATGGACAGTTGGTTTAACAGAAAAAGTAAATCATGGAGGACCAGCTATTGCTCCTGATGGAACAATTTATTTAGGTGGTCATGACAAACAAATGGTTGCATACAATCCTGATGGAACTCAAAAATGGGTATATCCTGTTGATTCTCCAATTGAAGTTGTGCCTGCCATTGACAATGATGGAAACATCTATTTTGGTGATACAGGAGGATCATTTCACGTAGTTTCTCCAGAAGGAGAAAAGAAATGGAAAGTCACCAAACTGGGAGATCAAATAACTTCTGCTGCTGCAATTGGAAATGATGGAACTATTTATGTGGGCGCAAACCAAGCTGGCATTGGAAAGTTATACGCATTAAAAACAAATGCTACTGGTTTAGCAACAAGTGGATGGCCAATGTTTGCTAAAAACGCTAAGCATTCAGGTAGGTAA
- a CDS encoding PQQ-binding-like beta-propeller repeat protein yields the protein MKKNYTLLGLFFTLFAFAQTPTIVWNYALPEKIDRTNPAIASDGTIYIACDYTTRNTLTYATTPRNIFAINPNGTLKWEAPVNEGTLLDKVDQIQSSPSVSADGSIYIGGHFSRRVFRFNAATGDTLRTMNIGSRIRYTAPAFATNGDVYVLGRNNNDRGVRNLKADLTAQNWVFAAGIDFNSTPAIAKDGTIYAVSTNLSIYAINPDGTQKWTAVYGETGGYASSAIALGNDGTVYVSAKLNTAGDGVLKAYNPVDGTEKWSVTLTGTNVEQGGPSVAADGTVYLGNTGGILNAYNPADGSVKWSFTASGGIEVVPAIDNFGRIYFGTTTGNFYVLNSNGTEAYDMLDLGDKINSSVGIDKDGKIYVAATDAGVGKLYALTTTATGLQAGAWPMYGGNARHTSNANDATLSTVNISAIDDFNVYPNPVNNGGFYISSSLNGMKSIEIINMLGKQVFSKNIENNELISTSNLNAGIYILRVTIDNKVATTKLIIK from the coding sequence ATGAAAAAAAATTACACTTTACTAGGATTATTTTTTACACTATTCGCTTTTGCGCAAACTCCAACAATAGTTTGGAATTATGCCTTACCTGAAAAAATTGACAGAACAAATCCTGCAATTGCATCAGATGGAACCATTTATATTGCTTGCGATTACACCACGAGAAATACACTTACCTATGCCACAACACCAAGAAATATATTTGCCATAAATCCTAATGGAACTTTAAAATGGGAAGCACCTGTAAATGAAGGGACATTGCTTGATAAAGTTGATCAAATACAATCAAGTCCTTCTGTAAGTGCAGATGGTTCAATTTACATTGGTGGACATTTTAGCAGAAGAGTTTTCCGTTTTAATGCAGCAACTGGAGATACTTTACGAACAATGAACATTGGTTCTAGAATTCGTTATACAGCACCAGCCTTTGCAACAAATGGTGATGTTTATGTTTTAGGAAGAAATAATAATGACAGAGGAGTTCGAAATTTAAAAGCTGATTTGACAGCACAAAATTGGGTTTTTGCTGCTGGAATTGATTTTAATAGCACTCCTGCAATTGCCAAAGATGGAACCATTTATGCAGTAAGCACAAATTTAAGTATTTATGCAATTAATCCTGATGGAACTCAAAAATGGACTGCTGTATATGGAGAAACTGGAGGTTATGCTAGTTCTGCAATTGCTTTAGGAAATGATGGAACTGTGTATGTATCAGCAAAACTAAATACAGCAGGTGATGGAGTATTAAAAGCATACAATCCAGTAGATGGAACTGAAAAATGGTCAGTAACTTTAACAGGAACGAATGTTGAACAAGGAGGACCATCAGTAGCAGCAGATGGAACTGTATATTTAGGAAATACAGGAGGTATTTTGAATGCATATAATCCTGCAGATGGTTCAGTAAAATGGTCTTTTACTGCAAGTGGAGGAATTGAAGTAGTACCTGCAATTGACAATTTTGGCAGGATTTATTTTGGAACTACAACAGGAAATTTTTATGTGTTGAATAGTAATGGTACTGAAGCCTATGATATGTTAGACTTGGGAGATAAAATCAATTCTTCTGTTGGTATTGATAAAGATGGAAAAATTTATGTTGCAGCTACTGATGCAGGTGTAGGAAAATTGTATGCTTTAACAACCACTGCAACAGGATTGCAAGCTGGTGCATGGCCAATGTATGGTGGAAATGCAAGACATACATCAAATGCAAATGATGCTACATTATCTACTGTAAACATATCTGCTATTGATGATTTTAATGTGTATCCAAATCCTGTAAATAATGGAGGATTTTATATTTCAAGTAGTTTAAATGGTATGAAATCAATTGAAATTATAAATATGCTTGGTAAACAAGTATTTTCAAAAAATATTGAAAACAACGAACTAATTAGTACAAGTAATTTAAATGCTGGTATTTATATTTTAAGAGTAACTATTGATAATAAAGTAGCCACTACAAAATTGATTATCAAATAA
- a CDS encoding glycerophosphodiester phosphodiesterase family protein: MKPFYLLFFSLFLLNAGCKSNQPKFLSEKKSSIQEKIDNLKDSNNNQVIVVSHRGDWRNAPENSLQAIQNCIDMGVDMVEIDIMETKDGHLVLMHDKTIDRTTNGVGYVKDWTLDSLKKLYLVDGLGMVTKHKIPTLKEALLVSKDKILVNLDKSYPIFDKCYEIILETGTLQQVVIKGSKKLSQVKAEFGEYLNKVHFMPILSLPNKESEKFVTEYLNSEYPPIAFEFTVKTDTIKFLKEFKKIREKGASIWVNALWPQHNAGHDDESAVNDIKIYDWFIKNHIDIIQTDRPQLLLTYLRSRGLHQ; encoded by the coding sequence ATGAAACCATTTTACCTTCTTTTTTTTAGTTTGTTTTTACTAAATGCAGGTTGTAAATCCAATCAACCTAAATTTTTATCTGAAAAAAAATCATCTATTCAAGAAAAAATAGACAACTTGAAAGATTCCAATAACAATCAAGTTATTGTTGTTTCCCACAGAGGAGATTGGCGAAATGCTCCTGAAAATTCTTTACAAGCAATACAAAATTGCATAGATATGGGAGTTGATATGGTTGAGATTGACATTATGGAAACTAAAGACGGTCATTTGGTTTTAATGCATGATAAGACTATTGATAGAACTACAAATGGTGTTGGATATGTAAAAGATTGGACTTTAGATTCTTTAAAAAAACTTTATCTTGTTGATGGATTAGGAATGGTTACTAAACATAAAATTCCTACTTTAAAAGAAGCTTTACTTGTTTCAAAAGACAAAATATTAGTAAATCTTGATAAAAGTTATCCCATTTTTGATAAATGTTATGAAATTATTTTAGAAACAGGAACACTACAACAAGTGGTTATCAAGGGTTCTAAAAAACTTTCGCAAGTAAAAGCAGAATTTGGTGAGTACCTAAATAAAGTACATTTTATGCCCATATTAAGTTTACCAAATAAAGAATCTGAAAAATTTGTAACTGAATATTTGAATTCTGAATATCCACCAATTGCATTTGAGTTTACTGTAAAAACAGATACTATCAAATTTCTAAAAGAGTTTAAAAAAATTAGAGAGAAAGGTGCAAGTATTTGGGTCAATGCTTTATGGCCACAACACAATGCTGGTCATGATGATGAAAGCGCAGTAAATGATATAAAAATATATGATTGGTTTATTAAAAATCATATTGATATTATTCAAACAGACAGACCTCAATTACTTCTTACATATTTAAGAAGTAGAGGATTGCATCAATAA